Part of the Oceanispirochaeta sp. genome, ATGGTCAACGTTGCCGAAAAAACGGGAACCATAGTCGCCATCGAAGGTGTTGCCGATAAAAATTGCATTTATTCACATGACAGGATGAAAAGGACTTTAGAACTGGTTCCCTCTCCCAATCTCGGAATCATTTATGACCCGGTGAATTTTCTGTCCTCTGCAAGAGCCCATGAAAGCGATTTCCTGATGAAAGAAGCCTTTGAACTTTTTGCCCCCAGAATGGTCGCCGTTCACGCCAAAGACTACATCATGGTCAACAACATAAAAGACGGGACTCTGCCGTCCGGAAAAGGTCAGCTGAACTATTCTCTTTTCTTTGACTTGATAAAATATTACAAACCCTGGATTCCCATTCTGATGGAAAACAATACTCCCGAAACTATTGAGGAAAGTTTAAAATTCATAAGAATGGTAAAAGAGGAAATCGGGTGAAGATAATCGATCGCTATATTAATGAAATGCTTCTCGCCACACCGGAAACCCCCCTCTGGAATCAGGAGATGATCCGGCTGAAAAAAAAGGCAAGCTGGAATTATATTGACGGATGTATGATGACGGCATTTTTGACATTG contains:
- a CDS encoding TIM barrel protein, which produces MVNVAEKTGTIVAIEGVADKNCIYSHDRMKRTLELVPSPNLGIIYDPVNFLSSARAHESDFLMKEAFELFAPRMVAVHAKDYIMVNNIKDGTLPSGKGQLNYSLFFDLIKYYKPWIPILMENNTPETIEESLKFIRMVKEEIG